One [Clostridium] saccharolyticum WM1 DNA segment encodes these proteins:
- a CDS encoding carbohydrate ABC transporter permease: MKVQLKTGTKGGLRGGQTRTAWMFCTPALVPITLFIILPFCMSIIYSFTNRMLVQKAGKTVEFVGLKNFLKLFTNGTAQQAFLNTAVYALLVVPVIVVLGIMLAVLVNNSLKGVKLFRTIYFSPQIITMTVVAIVWSFIFSPGPDGLMNSALRLLGVQPQAWLQDSRWALFCIAVMYIWQSLGMEMLIILGGLQFISEDLYEAGRMDGCSSFQRFWYITVPMLKNTLVYVLISTTINTLKLFTQVYVLTNGGPKGSTTSVIYLLYKSGFVNNQLGYSSAIAVVFFLIVLLISLIQNRILGRDN, from the coding sequence ATGAAAGTACAGTTGAAAACAGGAACCAAAGGAGGACTACGAGGCGGGCAGACACGGACAGCCTGGATGTTCTGCACTCCGGCACTGGTTCCCATTACCCTGTTTATCATATTGCCTTTCTGCATGTCCATCATTTATTCGTTTACAAACAGAATGCTGGTGCAGAAAGCCGGAAAGACAGTTGAATTTGTTGGCTTGAAGAACTTTCTCAAGCTGTTTACGAACGGAACGGCCCAGCAGGCTTTTCTTAATACGGCGGTTTACGCTTTGCTTGTAGTTCCTGTTATTGTGGTTCTGGGAATCATGCTGGCAGTTCTGGTAAATAATTCCCTAAAAGGTGTAAAATTATTCCGGACCATTTATTTCAGCCCTCAGATCATAACCATGACTGTTGTGGCGATTGTATGGTCCTTTATTTTTTCTCCAGGACCGGATGGGCTTATGAACTCAGCATTAAGACTGCTGGGTGTGCAGCCTCAGGCCTGGCTCCAGGATTCCAGGTGGGCTTTGTTTTGTATTGCAGTAATGTATATCTGGCAGTCTCTTGGTATGGAGATGCTAATTATTCTGGGGGGTCTTCAGTTTATTTCAGAAGATTTATATGAGGCCGGGCGAATGGATGGCTGCAGTTCTTTTCAGAGATTCTGGTATATAACGGTTCCCATGCTGAAAAACACCCTGGTGTATGTTCTGATATCAACCACCATTAATACATTGAAATTATTTACTCAGGTATATGTATTGACTAACGGAGGCCCCAAAGGTTCCACCACATCGGTAATTTACCTGCTTTACAAATCTGGTTTCGTAAATAACCAGTTAGGATATTCTTCTGCAATCGCTGTTGTGTTTTTCCTGATTGTCCTTTTAATATCCTTGATACAGAATCGGATTTTAGGGAGGGATAACTGA
- a CDS encoding carbohydrate ABC transporter permease: MRSAMSKQKKMMYLFLMYAAYLLVAFVFVAPIVYMTVSSLKTDTQIVADMSTIKAFLPVGTLSFDNFTKVIERVDFMKFFKNSAVVAVINVSLVVIVNAMIGYALGLLDFRGKNFMISLIIALSIIPTEAVVINRFMVANQLRMLNSYIGLALPTIGYPMYIFLYYNHFKGMPKELMEAAIVDGESYAGIFWRIMLPLSKPICATVTIMAFIRSWGDLLWPTLVTRDETYRTLPLALRALSTDVYIFWGQIFAFATLMTIPVFLIFLMFQKQFIQSLTMSGIKG, encoded by the coding sequence ATGAGATCAGCAATGTCAAAACAAAAGAAAATGATGTATTTGTTTTTGATGTACGCAGCATATCTGCTGGTTGCATTCGTGTTTGTGGCTCCCATTGTATATATGACGGTTTCTTCCCTGAAGACAGATACCCAGATCGTGGCGGATATGTCCACAATTAAGGCTTTTCTTCCGGTAGGAACCCTTTCCTTTGACAATTTTACCAAGGTGATAGAACGTGTTGATTTTATGAAATTCTTTAAAAATTCGGCGGTAGTTGCGGTCATCAACGTTTCCCTGGTGGTAATTGTGAATGCCATGATCGGATATGCTTTGGGACTTCTGGACTTTAGAGGGAAAAACTTCATGATTTCCCTGATCATTGCTTTATCCATCATTCCTACGGAAGCTGTAGTGATCAACCGGTTCATGGTTGCAAACCAGCTTCGGATGCTGAACAGCTATATAGGACTGGCCCTGCCTACCATTGGCTATCCTATGTATATCTTCCTGTATTACAATCACTTTAAAGGGATGCCAAAGGAGCTGATGGAAGCGGCTATTGTGGATGGGGAATCATATGCCGGGATTTTCTGGCGGATAATGCTTCCCCTGTCAAAACCCATTTGTGCCACTGTTACAATTATGGCGTTTATCCGTTCGTGGGGGGATTTGCTGTGGCCGACACTGGTAACCAGAGATGAGACATACCGGACCCTGCCTTTGGCTCTGCGTGCTCTTTCTACAGATGTATATATTTTCTGGGGACAGATTTTTGCATTTGCCACGCTAATGACCATTCCTGTTTTTCTTATATTTCTCATGTTTCAGAAACAGTTCATTCAATCCTTGACAATGTCAGGAATCAAAGGATAG
- a CDS encoding metallophosphoesterase family protein: MKLLVISDIHSNIWALDKILDTEKNFDLLCCAGDLVDYGTAPGQVVDCMRQYSSNVLVQGNHDLHAVEIWKQDQYRDVVPEKFKWVHHNCQRLDEDRIHYLEQLPLRVTFEADGYVYMIQHQFDNAYGLVESRHQFDEFWKQHAEPEYKNSKKRRMIFGHTHRQCIHVLDQDMLWLNPGSASYRRPDDPDKTAHYAVVENGEIQLRRVSYDRSHCLEEAIKLNQVHGMMKTELQDFFFFFGDAETSRDPLPLEPEK; encoded by the coding sequence ATGAAATTACTGGTAATATCCGATATACACAGCAATATCTGGGCATTGGATAAAATTTTAGATACGGAGAAGAACTTTGATTTATTATGCTGTGCCGGGGATCTGGTGGACTATGGGACGGCTCCTGGACAAGTGGTGGATTGCATGAGACAGTATTCTTCTAACGTGTTGGTTCAGGGAAATCATGACCTGCACGCAGTGGAGATCTGGAAGCAGGACCAGTACCGGGATGTAGTTCCTGAAAAATTCAAGTGGGTGCATCATAACTGCCAGAGGCTTGATGAAGACAGGATCCATTATCTGGAACAGCTCCCCCTCCGCGTAACCTTTGAAGCAGACGGATATGTTTATATGATACAGCATCAATTTGACAATGCTTATGGTTTGGTTGAAAGCAGGCATCAATTTGATGAATTCTGGAAACAGCATGCGGAACCGGAATACAAAAACAGCAAAAAAAGGCGTATGATTTTCGGCCATACCCACCGCCAGTGCATTCATGTTCTGGATCAGGATATGTTATGGCTTAATCCTGGAAGCGCTTCTTACCGGAGACCTGATGATCCGGATAAGACCGCACATTATGCAGTGGTCGAAAACGGGGAAATACAATTACGCAGGGTTTCTTATGACAGAAGCCACTGTCTGGAGGAGGCGATAAAGCTGAATCAGGTTCATGGAATGATGAAAACTGAGCTTCAGGATTTCTTTTTCTTTTTTGGAGACGCCGAAACATCCAGAGATCCGCTGCCATTGGAACCAGAGAAATAA
- a CDS encoding MBL fold metallo-hydrolase, giving the protein MKLQYIGTGAAEGFPGMFCQCEACERARKAGGHNLKTRSCAIIDDQVLIDLSPDLYVQSLLLGLELGKVKDLVVTHTHKDHLDSFFLGLRARDGATKLPKIMEEENYLSVYGSSFVETAVHRALEEESYSNDSRIRFIPVETGIWFQAGRLKFCPLKANHKKDELCHIYAVTDGSGSLLYANDTGALSEETLDMVGSLGLVFDVVSMDCARGTLPGDGHMGIKENLDLKKCLEQMGCTGPNTRYYLNHLSHMSGVIHDDLQRMMRAEGFTVAYDGMAVLIG; this is encoded by the coding sequence ATGAAGCTGCAGTATATCGGCACCGGCGCAGCAGAGGGATTTCCGGGGATGTTCTGCCAGTGTGAAGCCTGTGAGAGGGCCAGAAAGGCCGGCGGACATAATTTGAAAACCAGAAGCTGTGCAATTATAGATGATCAGGTATTGATTGATTTATCTCCCGATCTCTATGTCCAGTCCCTGCTTCTGGGGCTGGAGCTCGGAAAAGTGAAAGACCTGGTTGTGACCCATACTCATAAGGACCATCTGGATTCCTTTTTCCTGGGACTGAGGGCAAGGGATGGGGCGACCAAGCTGCCAAAGATAATGGAGGAAGAAAATTACCTGTCCGTATATGGAAGCAGCTTTGTGGAAACAGCAGTTCACAGGGCATTGGAGGAGGAATCTTATTCCAATGATTCCAGGATCCGGTTTATTCCGGTGGAAACAGGGATATGGTTTCAGGCGGGAAGATTAAAATTCTGTCCTCTGAAGGCCAATCATAAAAAGGATGAGCTCTGTCATATTTACGCTGTGACAGACGGATCCGGCAGTCTGCTTTATGCCAATGATACAGGGGCTCTTTCAGAAGAAACCCTGGATATGGTTGGCAGCCTGGGCCTTGTTTTTGATGTGGTCAGTATGGATTGTGCAAGAGGAACCCTGCCGGGGGATGGGCATATGGGGATAAAGGAAAACCTTGATTTAAAGAAGTGTTTGGAGCAAATGGGGTGTACCGGTCCAAACACCCGGTATTATCTGAATCATTTGTCCCATATGAGCGGAGTGATTCATGATGATCTTCAAAGGATGATGAGAGCAGAAGGCTTTACCGTGGCATATGATGGTATGGCGGTTTTGATTGGCTGA
- a CDS encoding helix-turn-helix transcriptional regulator, which produces MSATKQEKEIYGEQVQIVSRSDGCVVYRIADGSGDMMITSYFVFPGIQLVYYDVHMGKCSIDYGVLGNVMEINHCREGRIECGYRDEFFYLTQGDLAVSKKGAAGHDSCFPLNHYDGIAIVIEMDRVPGCMSCFLDDVNVRPCALMEKFCSNDKCFVARSKPCLEHIFSELYAVPDSIKKGYYKVKILELLLFLSGMDLRDDQMEQRCFTKSQVGLAKDVCQYLTERMDRRVTISELADSFHVSQTALKNSFKGVYGVSVYSYIREQKMQAAALMLRRTDRSVLEIAGMCGYDNGSKFAGAFRNVMGVTPNEYRNTKKEIQEA; this is translated from the coding sequence ATGAGCGCTACAAAGCAGGAAAAAGAGATATACGGCGAACAGGTACAGATTGTTTCCCGTTCAGACGGCTGCGTCGTTTACCGTATTGCCGATGGAAGCGGAGATATGATGATCACCAGTTATTTCGTGTTCCCCGGAATCCAGTTGGTCTATTACGATGTACATATGGGAAAATGTTCCATAGACTATGGGGTTCTCGGAAATGTGATGGAGATCAATCATTGCCGGGAAGGGCGCATAGAGTGCGGATACCGGGATGAATTTTTTTATCTCACCCAGGGCGATCTAGCAGTCAGCAAAAAGGGTGCCGCAGGTCACGACTCCTGTTTTCCTCTCAACCACTATGATGGGATTGCCATTGTCATTGAAATGGACAGGGTACCTGGGTGCATGTCCTGCTTTCTGGATGATGTAAACGTGCGCCCCTGCGCCCTTATGGAAAAATTCTGCAGCAATGACAAATGCTTTGTCGCACGGTCAAAACCCTGCCTTGAACACATTTTTTCAGAGCTTTATGCCGTGCCTGACAGCATAAAAAAGGGCTACTATAAAGTCAAGATACTGGAACTTCTGTTGTTTTTAAGCGGCATGGATCTAAGGGATGACCAGATGGAACAGCGCTGCTTTACAAAATCCCAGGTCGGCCTTGCCAAGGACGTGTGCCAGTATCTTACAGAGCGCATGGACCGCCGGGTGACGATTTCTGAACTGGCGGATAGTTTTCACGTTTCCCAGACGGCCCTTAAGAACAGTTTTAAGGGAGTGTATGGCGTATCTGTTTACTCTTACATCAGGGAACAGAAAATGCAGGCAGCAGCCCTGATGCTGCGCCGGACAGACCGGTCCGTACTGGAAATCGCAGGGATGTGCGGCTATGACAACGGCAGTAAATTTGCAGGAGCATTCCGCAATGTCATGGGCGTGACGCCCAATGAATATAGAAATACAAAAAAAGAGATACAAGAAGCATGA
- a CDS encoding tyrosine-protein phosphatase — protein sequence MMACRRYPMKGIANFRDLGGYFCKGGVTKWGVFFRSTSLHKAVKEDLAIMEQVGISRILDLRYPQERKEMPDVPVKGAEWLGISLLGTIPVEKLQVNDKEEDTRTLINMYRQIIASSRTEIRDSVKAMIDAKGPALFHCAAGKDRTGILAMLLLGAVGVSQEDIIADYEISHHYIRSFTSDISGSHGSNMYKLLNEISEQWGSVAGFLMECGISMDELSLLIEKFVMPCEFNG from the coding sequence ATGATGGCTTGCCGGCGTTATCCTATGAAGGGAATTGCTAATTTCAGAGACTTAGGGGGATATTTTTGCAAAGGCGGTGTGACAAAATGGGGGGTGTTTTTCCGCAGTACCAGCCTTCACAAAGCGGTGAAAGAGGATTTGGCAATCATGGAACAGGTGGGTATATCCAGAATATTAGATCTGCGCTATCCCCAGGAAAGGAAAGAAATGCCGGACGTACCGGTTAAGGGGGCCGAATGGCTGGGGATTTCTTTGCTGGGTACCATACCTGTTGAGAAACTTCAGGTCAATGATAAAGAGGAGGATACCAGGACCCTGATTAACATGTATCGCCAGATCATTGCCAGTTCCAGAACTGAAATAAGGGATTCGGTCAAGGCCATGATCGATGCCAAAGGTCCTGCCCTGTTTCATTGTGCAGCCGGAAAAGACAGAACTGGAATTTTAGCCATGCTGCTATTGGGGGCAGTGGGAGTAAGTCAGGAGGACATCATTGCTGATTATGAAATAAGCCACCATTATATCAGAAGCTTTACTTCTGATATCTCCGGTTCCCATGGCAGCAATATGTATAAGCTGCTTAATGAAATTTCTGAACAATGGGGATCTGTTGCCGGATTTTTGATGGAATGCGGGATTTCCATGGATGAGCTGTCTCTCCTGATTGAAAAGTTTGTAATGCCCTGTGAATTTAATGGGTAA
- the clpX gene encoding ATP-dependent Clp protease ATP-binding subunit ClpX — protein sequence MEDTAAGSSLAGNKKKEEDEYEKICYVCRRPENVTGPMVSMPGGMNLCHDCMQKAFDSVSQGGFDITKIQNMPYMNLNLSDLGSINKKDLEIPNKQRVKKRSEKEPGQELKRKDIPAPHVIRRKLDDYVIGQEQAKKVISVAVYNHYKRVYLTDSRKKDEEENVQIEKSNILMIGPTGSGKTYLVKTLARLLDVPLAIADATSLTEAGYIGDDIESVVSKLLTAADNDVDKAERGIIFIDEIDKIAKKKSTSSRDVSGESVQQELLKLLEGSTVEVPVGSNQKNALTPMTAVSTENILFICGGAFPDLEDIIKERLKEKSSIGFSAELKDRYEKDPNILSHVTNEDLRKFGMIPEFLGRLPITVTLESLDKDLLVRVLKEPKNAILKQYKRLLELDEVNLVFEDEALEWIAEEALKKKTGARALRAIIENFMLDIMYEVPKDPNIGSVVITRAYLDKNGGPLIQMRC from the coding sequence ATGGAAGATACAGCTGCCGGCAGCTCTCTGGCCGGCAACAAGAAAAAGGAAGAAGATGAGTATGAAAAAATCTGCTATGTGTGCCGCAGGCCGGAGAATGTAACCGGGCCTATGGTTTCCATGCCGGGCGGAATGAATCTATGCCATGACTGTATGCAGAAGGCATTTGATTCTGTATCTCAGGGCGGATTTGATATAACAAAGATTCAGAATATGCCTTATATGAACCTGAATTTAAGTGATCTTGGCAGTATAAATAAAAAGGATCTGGAGATACCCAATAAGCAGAGGGTGAAAAAACGATCCGAAAAAGAGCCTGGACAGGAACTGAAACGAAAGGATATTCCGGCGCCTCATGTCATCAGAAGGAAGCTGGATGATTATGTAATCGGTCAGGAACAGGCCAAAAAGGTGATTTCCGTAGCCGTTTATAATCATTACAAAAGAGTATACTTAACGGATTCCAGGAAAAAGGATGAAGAAGAAAATGTGCAGATCGAAAAGTCCAACATATTAATGATCGGACCTACGGGAAGCGGAAAGACTTACCTGGTAAAAACACTGGCAAGGCTTCTTGATGTTCCGCTGGCTATTGCCGACGCCACCTCTCTTACAGAAGCCGGATATATCGGCGATGACATAGAAAGTGTGGTTTCTAAGCTGCTGACGGCGGCTGACAATGATGTGGACAAGGCGGAACGTGGTATTATTTTCATTGATGAGATCGATAAAATTGCAAAAAAGAAGAGCACAAGCAGCAGGGATGTAAGCGGGGAGTCTGTACAGCAGGAGCTTTTGAAGCTTTTAGAGGGAAGTACGGTGGAAGTACCGGTAGGCTCCAACCAGAAAAATGCACTTACCCCAATGACTGCAGTCAGCACTGAGAACATTCTTTTTATCTGCGGCGGAGCGTTTCCTGATCTGGAGGATATAATCAAGGAACGGCTGAAGGAAAAATCGTCCATTGGTTTTTCCGCAGAATTAAAGGATCGTTATGAGAAGGATCCTAATATCCTGTCTCATGTAACAAATGAAGATCTGCGCAAATTTGGCATGATACCGGAATTTTTAGGACGTCTGCCTATTACGGTAACCCTGGAATCCCTGGATAAGGACCTGCTGGTCCGGGTGCTGAAAGAACCTAAGAACGCTATATTAAAGCAATATAAAAGGCTTCTGGAGCTTGATGAGGTGAATCTTGTCTTTGAAGATGAGGCATTGGAATGGATCGCAGAAGAAGCTCTGAAGAAAAAGACCGGAGCAAGAGCGCTAAGAGCCATCATAGAAAATTTCATGCTCGATATTATGTATGAGGTTCCCAAGGATCCCAACATCGGATCCGTTGTCATTACAAGAGCTTACCTGGATAAAAACGGCGGCCCCCTCATCCAGATGAGGTGCTGA
- a CDS encoding alpha-amylase family protein, producing the protein MNSKEDKFSVDYGVMLNAYPDSMGGTLSQITDFLKRPELAEVFRSFYILPSIFNTDLDRGFSVIDYGLNERMADRKDLEAFKDLGIDLKLDFILNHSSVLSKEFQDILKNGEKSRYRDFFIDWNKFWEGYGTMTEEGYIQPDEALIKDMFFRKPGLPILMVRLPDGKNVPYWNTFYQEVQYKRLDQWDLMQAAEIQYAAAEDLARIVNQELQEGKKPSEIEFESYEKYRDCVVELLESGRRYLGQMDLNIRSPLVWEYYDNTLKTLSEYGAKIVRLDAFAYAPKAPGERNFLNDPGTWDLLQKVQDLADQYHLQLLPEIHSGYGEKTYELLAGKGYMTYDFFLPGLIIHALESGSGEYLTGWAKELKVKKIKVVNMLGCHDGIPLLDLKGLIPDEEIEGLIKTIVGRGGFVKNLHGQKNVYYQVNATYYSALGEDDKKMLLSRALQLFMPGKPQVWYLDLFAGKNDYEAVKKAGAAGHKEVNRTNLSLVQIEEKMGLDVVKKQIEMLRFRNNFPAFGFDSDMDIQAVGSEIDITWKKEGYEARLKADLKTCEYEITGYGQNGFVYPL; encoded by the coding sequence ATGAACAGTAAGGAAGACAAATTTTCTGTTGATTATGGAGTGATGCTCAATGCCTATCCTGACAGCATGGGCGGTACTTTGTCTCAAATTACGGATTTTTTAAAAAGGCCTGAATTAGCGGAGGTATTTCGTTCGTTTTATATTTTGCCAAGTATTTTCAACACCGATCTGGACCGGGGATTTTCAGTAATTGATTATGGGTTAAATGAACGGATGGCGGACAGAAAGGATCTTGAAGCGTTCAAAGACCTGGGGATTGACTTAAAGCTGGATTTTATTCTGAACCATTCTTCTGTGTTATCCAAAGAGTTCCAGGATATTTTAAAAAACGGAGAGAAATCCAGGTACAGGGATTTCTTTATTGACTGGAACAAGTTTTGGGAAGGTTATGGAACCATGACAGAGGAAGGCTATATTCAGCCGGATGAAGCACTTATTAAAGATATGTTTTTTCGGAAGCCGGGTCTTCCGATTTTAATGGTGCGCCTGCCTGATGGAAAAAATGTACCTTACTGGAATACTTTTTATCAGGAAGTACAGTACAAAAGGTTGGATCAATGGGATCTGATGCAGGCAGCAGAAATACAGTATGCAGCGGCAGAGGATCTGGCCCGTATCGTAAACCAGGAATTACAGGAGGGGAAAAAACCTTCTGAGATAGAGTTTGAAAGTTACGAAAAATACAGGGACTGTGTGGTGGAACTGCTGGAATCAGGACGGAGGTATTTGGGACAAATGGACTTGAATATCCGTTCCCCGCTGGTCTGGGAATATTATGACAATACGTTAAAAACCCTTTCTGAATACGGTGCCAAAATCGTTCGCCTGGATGCATTTGCCTATGCCCCCAAGGCTCCGGGAGAAAGGAATTTTTTAAATGATCCGGGAACCTGGGATCTGCTGCAGAAGGTGCAGGACCTGGCGGATCAATATCATTTGCAGCTGCTGCCGGAAATACATTCCGGCTACGGAGAAAAAACCTATGAGCTGTTGGCTGGAAAAGGCTATATGACCTATGACTTTTTCCTTCCGGGCCTTATTATCCACGCATTGGAAAGCGGCAGCGGGGAATATCTGACGGGCTGGGCAAAGGAACTGAAGGTAAAAAAGATCAAAGTGGTAAATATGCTGGGATGTCATGATGGAATTCCCCTTTTAGACTTAAAGGGACTGATCCCTGATGAAGAAATTGAAGGATTAATTAAGACCATTGTGGGACGGGGCGGGTTTGTCAAAAATCTCCATGGACAGAAAAATGTTTATTACCAGGTAAACGCCACATACTACAGCGCTCTTGGGGAAGATGATAAAAAGATGCTGCTGTCAAGAGCTCTGCAGCTTTTTATGCCTGGAAAACCCCAGGTTTGGTATCTGGATCTTTTTGCAGGTAAAAATGATTATGAGGCTGTGAAAAAGGCAGGGGCAGCAGGACATAAGGAGGTGAACCGTACCAATCTGTCTCTGGTGCAGATAGAAGAGAAAATGGGACTTGATGTGGTCAAAAAGCAGATTGAGATGCTGCGGTTCCGAAATAACTTTCCTGCATTTGGTTTTGATTCTGATATGGATATTCAGGCCGTTGGCTCTGAAATTGATATTACATGGAAGAAAGAAGGGTATGAAGCCAGGCTAAAGGCAGATTTAAAGACCTGCGAATATGAAATAACCGGATATGGGCAGAATGGATTTGTTTATCCGCTTTAA
- a CDS encoding flavodoxin, which translates to MSKIAVVYWSGTGNTEAMAAAVLEGAKERGADAEIFTPSEFDASMMEALDAIAFGCPAMGAEVLEESEFEPMFSACLSKLTGKKAALFGSYGWGDGEWMRSWEETCKEAGVELVCDSVICNEAPDHEAAAACKALGAALAE; encoded by the coding sequence ATGAGTAAAATTGCAGTAGTTTATTGGAGCGGAACCGGAAATACCGAGGCAATGGCAGCAGCCGTCCTGGAAGGTGCAAAGGAAAGGGGCGCAGATGCCGAAATTTTCACCCCTTCTGAATTTGATGCTTCTATGATGGAAGCCCTGGATGCCATTGCTTTTGGCTGTCCTGCCATGGGTGCAGAGGTTTTGGAGGAAAGTGAATTTGAACCCATGTTCTCTGCCTGCCTGTCAAAGCTTACCGGGAAAAAGGCGGCACTGTTCGGATCCTATGGCTGGGGAGATGGTGAATGGATGCGTTCCTGGGAAGAGACCTGCAAAGAAGCAGGTGTGGAGCTTGTTTGTGACAGCGTGATCTGCAATGAAGCACCAGACCATGAGGCGGCTGCAGCCTGCAAAGCACTTGGGGCAGCTCTGGCAGAATAG
- a CDS encoding nucleoside/nucleotide kinase family protein, translating to MELKHKVERIIKDGIWEAPEIPDGIPHGDMPGDKVEIGEVHRKKANIIFPQLLFKLSEVLKECESEKVVVTVCGGSGVGKSEIASLLSYYFNHLGIGSYTLSGDNYPHRIPKYNDGERLHIFRESAIKAMVKDGTFNEERFKIIHRLQQVQDDANAVHTKKYSWYKSYLLGGREGLKNYLGTEKEIAFGEIEEILTQFKNGKEEIWLKRMGRDDTELWYGKVDFSGIHVMIIEWTHGNSDNYQGVDIPILLNSTPQETLAHRRARNRDGATDSPFTAMVLELEQEMLEAQAPKARIILSKSGEILTYEQYCRQMEESRGGGHEQ from the coding sequence ATGGAATTGAAACATAAGGTTGAACGTATAATCAAAGACGGGATATGGGAAGCACCTGAAATACCGGATGGGATTCCCCACGGAGACATGCCTGGGGATAAGGTTGAAATCGGGGAAGTACATAGAAAAAAGGCAAATATCATTTTTCCGCAACTGCTTTTCAAGTTGTCAGAGGTTTTAAAGGAATGTGAATCTGAGAAAGTTGTTGTGACAGTATGCGGTGGTTCCGGCGTTGGTAAATCAGAGATCGCTTCTTTGCTGTCCTATTATTTTAATCACCTGGGAATCGGAAGCTATACCCTATCCGGAGACAATTATCCTCACAGAATCCCAAAGTACAACGATGGGGAACGCCTTCATATATTCCGGGAATCAGCAATCAAAGCCATGGTAAAAGACGGGACATTTAACGAGGAGCGATTTAAAATAATTCACCGGCTTCAGCAGGTTCAGGATGATGCAAATGCTGTACATACAAAGAAATACTCATGGTATAAATCTTATCTTCTTGGAGGAAGGGAAGGTTTAAAGAATTACCTTGGAACAGAAAAAGAAATTGCTTTCGGTGAGATTGAGGAGATTCTTACCCAGTTTAAGAATGGAAAAGAAGAGATCTGGTTAAAGCGCATGGGCAGAGATGATACAGAACTTTGGTATGGTAAGGTGGATTTTTCCGGGATCCATGTTATGATCATTGAATGGACCCATGGAAACAGTGATAATTATCAGGGAGTAGACATTCCCATTCTTCTTAACAGCACCCCGCAGGAGACTTTGGCCCATCGAAGAGCAAGAAACCGGGATGGAGCCACTGACAGCCCCTTTACGGCTATGGTTCTTGAACTGGAACAGGAAATGCTGGAGGCTCAGGCCCCAAAAGCCCGGATCATCCTTTCGAAAAGCGGAGAAATATTAACTTATGAACAGTATTGCAGGCAGATGGAAGAGAGCAGAGGAGGCGGCCATGAACAGTAA
- a CDS encoding DUF3793 family protein, whose amino-acid sequence MSEEMLIRHCAPTLAGIKTGNMFSCPYRSREEIHDEVRRLNRVLAPKGVRVLPLRYFKQRALIYLYRPSSLSRDLADGYASDLLKQYGYSLENPQRCVVQLVHRLRTCPGFPHEIGLFLGYPPEDVQGFIENRACHCKCIGCWKVYGNEEKARQTFNRYKKCTEVYFDQWSKGIAVERLTVAV is encoded by the coding sequence ATGTCAGAAGAAATGCTGATCCGGCACTGTGCTCCCACATTGGCCGGAATTAAAACCGGAAATATGTTTTCCTGTCCCTACCGGTCCAGAGAAGAGATCCATGATGAGGTAAGACGGCTGAACCGCGTTCTTGCACCGAAAGGGGTCAGGGTTTTACCGTTGCGCTACTTTAAGCAGAGGGCTTTGATCTATCTTTATCGTCCAAGCAGCTTAAGCCGGGATCTGGCTGACGGATATGCCTCTGATTTGCTGAAACAATATGGGTATTCTTTAGAAAACCCTCAGCGCTGTGTGGTCCAGTTAGTTCACAGGCTGCGCACCTGCCCCGGATTTCCTCACGAGATTGGCTTGTTTCTTGGCTATCCGCCGGAGGATGTTCAGGGCTTCATCGAAAACAGGGCCTGCCACTGCAAATGCATTGGATGCTGGAAAGTTTACGGCAATGAAGAAAAGGCAAGGCAGACCTTTAACCGGTATAAAAAGTGTACAGAGGTTTATTTTGACCAGTGGTCAAAGGGAATAGCTGTTGAACGGCTTACCGTAGCCGTTTGA
- a CDS encoding DUF2325 domain-containing protein produces the protein MSVVIVGGNECMVRQYKELCQEYSCCAKVFTEIKGGLKNKIGKPDLLVLFTSTMSHKMVRCALSETKGLDTVIARSHSSSMSALKNILREHAV, from the coding sequence ATGAGCGTAGTGATCGTTGGAGGTAATGAATGCATGGTTCGGCAATACAAAGAGCTGTGCCAGGAATATAGCTGCTGTGCAAAAGTCTTTACGGAGATAAAGGGCGGGCTGAAAAATAAAATCGGCAAACCGGATTTGCTGGTGCTTTTTACCAGCACCATGTCCCATAAAATGGTGCGCTGCGCTTTGAGTGAAACAAAAGGGCTGGATACCGTAATTGCCCGGTCTCACTCCAGTTCCATGTCCGCCCTGAAAAATATCCTGAGAGAACATGCCGTATAG